A portion of the Candidatus Bathyarchaeia archaeon genome contains these proteins:
- a CDS encoding DUF2099 family protein, with translation MRVKGEHEIFCCGTRVRISEKGVEVLSKPLIEYCPLHEALYGTKQIDAEAVRRSVEMKIAGFGFCCANRVFDAEPVVAYGASEMMRIWLEKGLVDCAVVVCEGAGTVLTSNGRLVQAIGARLTGIIRTSPIPEIIERIKSEGGFVLDEKTAVIDQVAGVKKALNLGFKRVAVSVAGFQAGAISEIRNLEAGEKAEVLIFSVCNTCVGGEDLKHIAKADIVCASASKIIREEIGEKALLQLGVSIPVYALTEKGKNYVLAYLAEFKDKLVVFRVRRLPYEAEGRGPKLKT, from the coding sequence TTGCGGGTTAAGGGCGAGCATGAAATATTCTGTTGCGGCACCCGTGTGCGCATCTCCGAGAAAGGCGTGGAAGTCTTAAGCAAGCCGCTGATCGAGTATTGCCCGCTTCATGAAGCCTTATACGGCACAAAGCAGATAGACGCCGAGGCGGTTCGCAGAAGCGTTGAGATGAAGATTGCTGGTTTTGGCTTTTGTTGCGCCAATCGCGTTTTCGACGCTGAGCCGGTTGTGGCTTATGGCGCCTCGGAAATGATGCGAATTTGGCTTGAAAAGGGACTTGTTGACTGTGCAGTTGTTGTCTGCGAAGGCGCCGGAACAGTCTTGACGTCCAATGGACGTCTTGTTCAAGCCATAGGCGCCCGCCTGACGGGCATCATCAGGACTTCGCCCATTCCGGAAATAATTGAGCGAATTAAAAGTGAGGGCGGATTTGTTCTGGACGAGAAAACAGCAGTCATTGACCAGGTTGCAGGCGTGAAGAAGGCTTTAAATCTGGGATTCAAGCGTGTCGCTGTAAGCGTTGCAGGTTTTCAAGCCGGAGCCATAAGTGAAATCAGGAACCTCGAAGCAGGCGAAAAAGCGGAAGTCCTCATTTTTTCTGTTTGCAACACTTGTGTCGGCGGAGAAGACTTGAAGCACATAGCTAAAGCCGACATCGTCTGTGCAAGCGCCTCGAAAATCATTCGAGAGGAAATAGGTGAAAAAGCACTATTACAGTTGGGCGTATCTATCCCCGTTTACGCCCTAACAGAGAAGGGCAAGAATTATGTTTTGGCTTATCTTGCAGAGTTTAAGGATAAACTTGTCGTTTTCAGAGTGCGGAGGCTTCCATACGAGGCTGAGGGCAGAGGACCAAAACTCAAGACTTAA
- a CDS encoding NADP-dependent malic enzyme has product MCSTGKEERKPTVEELLAKAKKPSQLAPPMHKFYEGKVQVMPKCAIRSYEDFAIWYTPGVAAPCREIQANPEKVFELTNRWNYVAVVSDGTRVLGLGDIGPEAAMPVMEGKALLFKYLGGVDAFPICLKTKDPDEIVRACELLEPSFGGINLEDIEKPKCFYVLEEARKRLQIPVWHDDQQGTATVILAGLINAFKIVGKNPKESLITLIGAGAANIRTAYVLIRWGVKPGNIIMVDTKGIIHAGREDLSKEADPWKYELAQITNAEGRTGDISKAFKGVDAVVAASKPGPGTIKKGWVASMADNAIVFACANPIPEIWPWEAKEAGARIVATGRSDFPNQVNNSLGFPAIFRGVLDVRAKTVTDDMCIAAAEELAKFAEERGIHEDDILPRMEEWEVFPREAVACALKSIEQGVARIKLSRQELYERAVAIIKNARESLEALMKAGLIRQPPSEEELLKSYKT; this is encoded by the coding sequence ATGTGTTCAACTGGAAAAGAGGAGAGAAAACCAACGGTTGAAGAGCTTCTCGCCAAAGCGAAAAAACCGTCCCAACTTGCCCCGCCCATGCACAAGTTCTATGAGGGTAAGGTTCAAGTTATGCCAAAATGCGCAATAAGAAGCTATGAGGACTTCGCCATATGGTATACGCCCGGCGTTGCAGCTCCATGCCGGGAAATACAGGCAAACCCGGAAAAAGTTTTCGAGTTAACAAACCGTTGGAACTATGTGGCGGTTGTTTCAGATGGAACCCGAGTTCTAGGTTTAGGCGACATAGGTCCAGAAGCCGCCATGCCCGTTATGGAGGGGAAAGCCCTCCTCTTCAAGTATCTCGGCGGCGTTGACGCCTTTCCAATATGCCTAAAAACTAAGGATCCAGACGAAATTGTTAGGGCATGCGAGCTTCTAGAACCATCCTTCGGCGGAATAAACCTCGAGGACATTGAAAAGCCGAAGTGCTTCTACGTTTTGGAAGAGGCCCGTAAAAGACTGCAGATACCTGTTTGGCATGATGACCAACAGGGAACAGCCACCGTCATATTGGCGGGCTTAATAAACGCCTTCAAAATAGTTGGCAAAAACCCGAAGGAAAGCCTAATAACCCTTATAGGCGCCGGAGCAGCCAACATTCGAACAGCCTACGTCCTAATAAGATGGGGGGTAAAGCCCGGAAACATCATAATGGTTGACACTAAAGGCATAATCCACGCTGGAAGGGAAGACCTCTCAAAGGAGGCAGACCCATGGAAATACGAGCTAGCCCAAATAACAAACGCAGAGGGCAGAACAGGCGACATATCCAAAGCCTTCAAGGGCGTGGACGCCGTTGTCGCCGCATCTAAACCCGGACCGGGCACAATAAAGAAGGGGTGGGTGGCCTCCATGGCTGACAACGCCATAGTCTTTGCCTGTGCAAACCCAATACCCGAAATCTGGCCTTGGGAGGCTAAAGAGGCTGGAGCCCGCATAGTGGCCACCGGAAGAAGCGACTTCCCAAACCAAGTCAACAACAGCTTAGGTTTTCCAGCAATCTTCAGGGGCGTACTAGACGTGAGGGCGAAAACAGTTACGGATGACATGTGCATTGCAGCCGCAGAGGAATTGGCTAAATTCGCCGAGGAGAGGGGCATACATGAAGATGACATTCTGCCACGAATGGAGGAGTGGGAGGTTTTCCCACGGGAAGCCGTGGCATGCGCCCTCAAATCCATTGAACAAGGAGTAGCCAGAATAAAACTCAGTAGGCAAGAACTCTACGAAAGGGCTGTTGCAATAATCAAGAATGCCAGAGAAAGCCTAGAAGCTCTAATGAAGGCGGGATTAATAAGGCAGCCGCCCTCGGAAGAAGAGCTTCTCAAATCCTATAAAACCTAG
- a CDS encoding CTP synthase, with protein sequence MTKYIFVTGGVLSSVGKGIVTSSIGKMLQARGFKVTAIKIDPYVNVDAGTMNPYMHGEVYVTEDGGETDLDLGWYERFLDLNLKRENNITTGLVYKAVIEKERRGDFLGRCVQIVPHITNEIKSRIKGMAADSDVDVVLTEVGGTVGDIEGLPFLEAIRQMRLEEGYENTLYVHVALVPILDVTKEMKTKPLQHSVNELRRIGIQPDIIVARCSQMIDSEALRKIALFGTIPENAVFCSYNVESIYQVPLILDEQGMGDFICRRLKLPERRPDYADWKKFVEAILNPEHEVKIALVGKYAGLVDSYVSMNEALRHAGAACRTRVHIHYIEAETFEKNPEKIGMLGVFDGIFVPYGFGSRGAEGKIAAIKFARENNIPFLGICFGFQLAVVEYARNVCGLEGANSTEINPNTPHPVIDLMPEQRGIELKGATMRLGAHKIVIKPGTLAHRLYGSEEILERHRHRFEVNMEYVEKLEREGLVFSGRSPDGRRMEILELPGHYFFFASQFHGEFKSRPGRPDPEYYGFVKACLDRKLGKPKPEF encoded by the coding sequence TTGACGAAGTATATTTTCGTCACGGGCGGCGTTTTAAGCTCCGTAGGCAAGGGCATCGTAACATCCTCTATTGGAAAGATGCTTCAGGCTAGAGGCTTCAAGGTTACAGCTATAAAAATTGATCCGTATGTGAATGTTGATGCTGGAACAATGAACCCCTACATGCACGGCGAGGTTTATGTGACGGAGGATGGAGGGGAAACGGATCTTGACCTCGGCTGGTATGAACGTTTCCTCGACTTGAATTTGAAAAGGGAAAACAACATCACAACAGGGCTGGTTTACAAGGCTGTCATCGAGAAGGAGCGGCGTGGAGACTTTTTGGGGAGATGCGTCCAAATTGTTCCCCACATAACAAATGAGATTAAGAGCCGCATAAAGGGGATGGCGGCAGACTCAGACGTTGACGTTGTCTTAACCGAGGTTGGCGGAACCGTCGGCGACATTGAAGGACTACCGTTTCTTGAGGCTATCAGGCAAATGCGCTTGGAAGAGGGATACGAGAACACTTTGTATGTGCATGTAGCCCTTGTCCCAATATTGGATGTCACAAAGGAAATGAAGACGAAGCCCCTTCAGCACAGCGTGAACGAGCTTCGCCGTATAGGCATTCAGCCAGACATAATCGTTGCCCGATGCTCGCAAATGATAGACTCGGAGGCATTGAGAAAAATAGCCCTATTCGGCACAATACCTGAAAACGCAGTTTTCTGCTCCTACAATGTTGAATCCATTTATCAGGTTCCGCTCATCCTCGACGAGCAGGGAATGGGCGACTTCATATGTAGAAGGCTTAAACTTCCGGAGCGCAGACCGGACTATGCTGACTGGAAAAAGTTTGTTGAAGCCATACTTAACCCGGAACATGAAGTCAAAATAGCGCTTGTCGGCAAGTACGCTGGCTTAGTGGACAGCTACGTAAGCATGAACGAGGCGCTGCGGCATGCTGGGGCAGCATGCAGAACAAGAGTTCACATTCACTATATTGAGGCTGAAACCTTCGAGAAAAACCCGGAAAAAATTGGAATGCTAGGGGTTTTTGATGGGATTTTCGTCCCCTATGGTTTTGGTTCAAGAGGGGCTGAAGGAAAAATTGCAGCCATAAAGTTTGCAAGAGAAAATAACATACCCTTTCTTGGAATATGCTTCGGCTTTCAGTTGGCTGTTGTAGAATACGCCCGCAACGTATGCGGTTTAGAGGGGGCGAACAGCACCGAAATCAACCCCAACACGCCACATCCAGTTATCGACCTAATGCCAGAGCAAAGGGGCATAGAACTAAAAGGAGCTACAATGCGATTAGGCGCCCACAAGATAGTCATAAAACCGGGCACTCTGGCCCATAGGCTCTACGGAAGCGAAGAAATCCTCGAACGCCACCGTCATAGATTCGAGGTGAACATGGAATATGTGGAAAAACTTGAGAGGGAGGGCTTGGTGTTTTCGGGTAGAAGCCCCGACGGCAGAAGGATGGAAATCTTGGAGTTGCCAGGCCACTACTTCTTTTTTGCATCCCAGTTCCATGGCGAATTCAAAAGCCGACCTGGAAGGCCTGATCCGGAATACTATGGCTTTGTTAAGGCCTGTCTAGACCGCAAGCTTGGGAAGCCCAAGCCGGAATTTTAA
- the rimI gene encoding ribosomal protein S18-alanine N-acetyltransferase has translation MPITIEDASIKHLDRLYEIEMECFKKEAFTRQQIARLLQNSNSISLVAKENGNIIGFIIGALSMENGNLVGHILTIDVAPSHRRKGVGIRLLQEIEKIFKSRQVKICRLEAREDNIAALNLYQKLGYKRVGKLKYYYGNAHGILLEKTLL, from the coding sequence ATGCCAATAACAATAGAAGACGCTTCAATCAAACATTTGGATAGGCTTTACGAGATTGAAATGGAGTGCTTTAAGAAGGAGGCTTTCACAAGGCAGCAAATAGCCCGGCTGCTTCAAAACAGCAACTCCATAAGCCTAGTTGCGAAGGAAAATGGAAACATAATAGGGTTTATTATAGGCGCATTATCCATGGAAAACGGGAACCTCGTCGGACACATTTTAACCATAGATGTTGCTCCAAGCCACCGTCGAAAGGGGGTTGGGATAAGGCTTCTCCAAGAGATTGAAAAGATCTTTAAGAGTAGACAAGTGAAAATTTGCCGCCTTGAAGCCAGGGAAGACAACATAGCCGCCCTGAACCTATACCAAAAACTTGGGTACAAAAGGGTTGGCAAATTGAAATATTACTATGGGAATGCTCACGGGATTCTTCTCGAGAAAACCTTACTATAG
- a CDS encoding lysylphosphatidylglycerol synthase transmembrane domain-containing protein, which produces MVSTKPTITWKTVILPLIGIIAFLVYLYLFQVDIPEIIATIQAADALIYSIAALLIFVDTLLYAMAWRTLLTHLSVKLSVLRSYLYVWYGTFMDLIIPAESISGEISRAYLIMREQGNDVGGKVVASLVAHRLISMSVGLTTLVVGVGLLLAEAGLDSLVFNLSLFLAGITAFFLALILLLCVKKEWTLKVIHQILGFAERVSRGRWKLEKFKEDVAKAAEMFHDSMKEFRHSPRIIAASTLLSSLSWLFCLAISYMVFLAIKFPAGFRLWSIILVTQSIVNAVRSIPVGVPFEVGLPEITMTTLYAVLGVPLQVSATVTILTRLLTVWLRFFVGFIVQQWVEVQAVKASLKNVEGKG; this is translated from the coding sequence ATGGTTTCCACTAAGCCTACGATAACATGGAAAACCGTGATCCTGCCATTAATAGGCATAATTGCCTTTCTCGTATACCTATACCTTTTCCAAGTGGACATACCGGAAATTATTGCAACCATTCAAGCTGCTGACGCCTTGATTTACTCTATAGCAGCCCTGCTGATTTTTGTTGACACCCTCCTTTATGCCATGGCATGGCGCACCCTTCTGACTCATTTGTCCGTGAAACTTTCAGTTTTGAGGTCTTACCTATACGTTTGGTATGGAACATTCATGGACCTGATTATTCCAGCCGAATCTATAAGCGGGGAGATTTCAAGAGCCTATCTGATTATGAGGGAACAGGGCAACGATGTAGGCGGTAAAGTGGTGGCCTCCCTAGTGGCTCACAGGCTTATAAGCATGAGTGTTGGCTTAACAACCCTCGTGGTCGGTGTTGGCCTCCTCCTAGCAGAGGCAGGCTTGGACAGTCTTGTTTTCAATTTAAGTCTATTCTTAGCCGGGATAACAGCGTTTTTCCTAGCCTTAATCCTACTGTTATGCGTCAAAAAGGAATGGACCCTGAAGGTGATCCATCAAATTCTAGGGTTTGCCGAACGTGTAAGCAGGGGACGATGGAAACTTGAAAAGTTTAAAGAGGACGTTGCCAAAGCTGCTGAGATGTTCCACGACTCTATGAAGGAGTTTAGGCATTCCCCAAGAATTATAGCGGCATCCACCCTCCTGTCCAGCCTCTCATGGCTTTTTTGTCTAGCCATTTCGTACATGGTTTTCTTGGCCATAAAGTTTCCAGCGGGTTTCCGCTTGTGGAGCATAATTCTCGTAACTCAGTCTATAGTGAATGCTGTGAGGTCCATTCCGGTGGGTGTCCCCTTCGAGGTTGGCTTGCCAGAAATAACCATGACTACGCTATACGCTGTTCTAGGGGTGCCCTTGCAGGTGAGTGCAACCGTAACGATATTGACGAGGCTTTTAACAGTGTGGCTGCGGTTTTTTGTCGGCTTTATCGTCCAGCAGTGGGTTGAAGTTCAAGCCGTGAAGGCTTCTCTGAAAAATGTTGAGGGGAAAGGCTAA
- the gcvPB gene encoding aminomethyl-transferring glycine dehydrogenase subunit GcvPB — translation MFRQASWDEPLIFTLGKTGRRGCLLPEAEETVKTAVGDLNELIPENMKRKNPPKLPELSEPEVVRHYLRLSEMNYGVDSGLYPLGSCTMKYNPKINEELASSPKLGMLHPYQDERTVQGILEILYRLERWLAEITGMAEVCLQPAAGAHGEFLGALLIRAYHKHNGELNQRRDMLIPDSAHGTNPASAAMAGFNVVVIPSDRDGCVDVEALKAAVSERTAGLMLTNPNTLGIFEKNIEGIAEIIHEAGGLLYYDGANLNPILCKVRPGDMGFDIVHINIHKTFGTPHGGGGPGAGPVGVKEELAKFLPVPRIVFDGKQYRLDYDRPYSVGKIRSFYGNVAVLLKAYAYILSLGFEGLREAAEVSVLNANYVLHKLKDVDGLMLPYGEDTPRKHECVFSAKPLKAKTGVSALNIAKRLLDYGVHAPTIYFPLIVEEALMIEPTETFEKEELDRFVEAVCEICREAQTSPEKVLKAPHNTAVPRLDEAKASHPQSMALSWRMYLKRQAMAKP, via the coding sequence ATGTTTAGGCAAGCCTCTTGGGACGAACCGTTAATATTCACTCTTGGAAAGACCGGAAGAAGAGGCTGCCTACTGCCGGAAGCCGAAGAAACGGTTAAAACGGCGGTGGGCGACCTAAATGAGCTTATTCCCGAGAACATGAAGCGGAAAAATCCGCCGAAACTTCCGGAGCTTTCAGAACCGGAGGTTGTGCGGCATTACTTGAGGCTTTCTGAAATGAATTATGGCGTTGATTCCGGCCTATATCCCCTTGGAAGCTGCACCATGAAATACAATCCAAAAATCAACGAGGAACTGGCGAGTTCGCCGAAGCTTGGAATGCTTCACCCCTACCAGGACGAGCGCACAGTGCAGGGCATCCTCGAAATCCTCTATAGGCTTGAGCGTTGGTTGGCGGAGATAACGGGCATGGCGGAGGTTTGCCTGCAACCAGCAGCCGGCGCCCACGGCGAGTTTCTGGGCGCCTTGTTGATAAGGGCTTACCACAAACACAACGGCGAACTAAATCAAAGAAGGGACATGCTCATACCCGATTCAGCCCATGGGACTAATCCCGCAAGCGCCGCCATGGCCGGCTTCAACGTGGTAGTCATACCCTCCGACAGGGATGGATGCGTTGACGTGGAAGCCCTGAAGGCAGCAGTTTCAGAGAGAACTGCCGGTTTAATGTTGACAAATCCAAACACCCTTGGAATATTCGAGAAAAACATTGAGGGAATCGCCGAAATAATCCACGAGGCTGGTGGGCTCCTATACTATGATGGGGCGAACCTTAACCCCATCTTATGCAAGGTTAGGCCAGGAGACATGGGCTTCGACATAGTTCACATAAATATCCATAAAACCTTCGGCACACCCCATGGCGGCGGGGGTCCCGGAGCCGGCCCTGTTGGCGTTAAGGAGGAGCTTGCCAAGTTTCTGCCGGTGCCACGAATTGTTTTTGATGGTAAGCAATACCGCCTAGACTACGACAGGCCCTATAGTGTTGGGAAAATCCGCAGCTTTTATGGGAATGTGGCTGTTCTCTTGAAGGCTTATGCCTACATTTTAAGTTTAGGCTTTGAGGGGCTCCGCGAAGCGGCTGAAGTTTCAGTTTTAAACGCCAACTATGTTTTACACAAGCTTAAGGATGTTGATGGCTTGATGCTTCCGTACGGAGAGGACACACCTAGAAAGCATGAGTGTGTCTTCAGCGCTAAGCCGTTAAAGGCTAAGACGGGCGTCTCAGCTCTAAACATTGCGAAGAGGCTTCTCGACTATGGCGTTCACGCGCCAACCATATACTTCCCTCTGATTGTTGAGGAAGCCCTGATGATTGAGCCGACGGAAACCTTCGAGAAGGAGGAACTTGACCGCTTTGTGGAGGCTGTCTGCGAGATTTGCCGTGAAGCCCAAACAAGCCCGGAAAAAGTTTTGAAGGCCCCACACAATACAGCGGTCCCAAGGCTTGACGAGGCAAAGGCCTCTCACCCGCAGAGCATGGCTTTAAGTTGGCGAATGTACTTGAAGAGGCAGGCTATGGCAAAGCCATAA
- a CDS encoding helix-hairpin-helix domain-containing protein, whose amino-acid sequence MRSDYALYTVAIIFFIITGIVCLHSVEYRELWIITTAVLGLFFAGMGYTQRPKTAKTTTLETSPTAMLATPPTTTITAQEKPIEAAPTKTLDLTDVKGIGAKRAEQLKALGIISLEDLAKASAEELASKLKISPKITKKWIEEAKGLLEK is encoded by the coding sequence ATGCGATCAGACTATGCCTTATACACGGTTGCAATAATATTCTTTATAATAACTGGAATAGTCTGTCTCCACAGCGTGGAATATCGGGAGCTCTGGATAATCACAACGGCTGTTCTAGGGCTTTTCTTCGCGGGAATGGGGTACACCCAAAGACCAAAAACAGCGAAAACCACAACCCTTGAAACATCTCCAACCGCGATGCTTGCAACTCCACCAACAACCACCATAACGGCCCAGGAGAAGCCCATAGAAGCAGCTCCAACAAAAACGCTGGACCTAACAGACGTGAAGGGTATAGGCGCTAAGAGGGCTGAGCAACTCAAAGCCTTAGGCATAATAAGTCTTGAGGATCTGGCAAAAGCCTCCGCGGAGGAATTAGCCTCCAAACTCAAGATTTCGCCAAAAATCACCAAGAAATGGATTGAAGAGGCAAAGGGACTTCTAGAAAAGTAA
- a CDS encoding DNA-binding protein, with translation MVEGRVGRIIFYRLGTGEDLIEAIKERAEKSGVRAGLLFAIGSLERATLGYYREGEYKVIRLDGPLEIVSCIGNIALDEKGEMVIHAHIVATNEKGEAFGGHLMQGSLVGATAELAIIEALDVNLKRFFDEKTRLRLLDL, from the coding sequence ATGGTTGAGGGCAGGGTTGGGCGGATAATCTTCTATAGACTAGGTACTGGTGAAGACTTGATTGAAGCGATCAAAGAAAGAGCCGAGAAAAGCGGAGTTAGGGCTGGATTGCTTTTCGCTATCGGAAGCCTGGAAAGAGCGACGCTGGGCTACTATAGGGAGGGCGAGTACAAAGTAATCCGCTTGGATGGTCCCCTAGAAATAGTCTCGTGCATCGGAAACATAGCCCTTGACGAGAAGGGCGAGATGGTGATCCATGCGCATATAGTTGCCACAAACGAGAAGGGCGAAGCCTTCGGCGGCCATTTGATGCAAGGTTCCCTCGTTGGCGCCACAGCGGAACTCGCAATAATCGAGGCTTTAGACGTGAACTTGAAAAGGTTTTTCGACGAGAAAACAAGGCTTAGGCTTCTCGACCTATAG
- a CDS encoding iron-sulfur cluster assembly protein, producing the protein MNELESKVFEAVGKVVDPETGLTFAEMHMIKSVKEEEPGIVKIEFIPSSPFCPIAFKLAMDIKREALKVPGVKKALVYCRGHMMEKQINEATNKE; encoded by the coding sequence TTGAATGAGCTTGAAAGTAAAGTGTTTGAAGCTGTTGGCAAAGTTGTTGACCCCGAAACTGGCTTGACCTTCGCTGAAATGCACATGATAAAAAGCGTCAAGGAAGAGGAGCCTGGAATCGTCAAGATCGAGTTTATTCCATCCAGCCCCTTCTGTCCCATAGCCTTCAAGCTAGCCATGGACATCAAACGGGAAGCCCTAAAGGTTCCAGGCGTGAAGAAAGCGCTGGTTTACTGTCGCGGGCACATGATGGAGAAACAAATCAACGAGGCAACAAACAAGGAGTAG
- a CDS encoding HD domain-containing protein encodes MTREEALALVKRHVSKRNIFYHMLAVEAIMRGLARHFGEDEERWGLVGLIHDIDYEETEATPEKHSLVAEQILKEALPEELLRAIKAHNFKHTGVEPKSRMEKALIASDAISGLLVACALVMPSKKLAEVKVETVAKKFKDKDFARGAERDRILLCEEIGIPREKFFEIALNALKEIAAGIGL; translated from the coding sequence CTGACTAGAGAAGAAGCCCTAGCCCTCGTCAAGAGGCATGTTTCGAAGAGGAATATTTTCTATCACATGCTTGCCGTCGAAGCCATAATGCGGGGTTTAGCGAGACACTTCGGGGAGGACGAGGAGAGGTGGGGTTTGGTGGGCTTAATCCACGACATTGACTACGAGGAGACCGAGGCTACGCCGGAAAAACATAGCCTAGTAGCCGAGCAAATTCTTAAGGAGGCACTACCAGAAGAACTTTTGAGGGCTATAAAGGCTCACAACTTCAAACATACGGGTGTTGAACCGAAAAGCAGAATGGAAAAGGCGTTGATCGCCAGCGACGCCATTTCAGGCTTGCTGGTGGCATGCGCCCTTGTCATGCCATCAAAGAAACTGGCAGAAGTGAAGGTGGAAACAGTGGCCAAAAAGTTCAAGGACAAGGATTTTGCAAGGGGCGCGGAGAGGGATCGAATTCTCCTATGCGAGGAAATAGGCATCCCACGGGAGAAGTTTTTTGAAATAGCCTTAAATGCACTGAAGGAAATAGCCGCTGGGATAGGCTTGTGA